A genomic region of Zalophus californianus isolate mZalCal1 chromosome 11, mZalCal1.pri.v2, whole genome shotgun sequence contains the following coding sequences:
- the LOC113914276 gene encoding 40S ribosomal protein S18 isoform X1, whose amino-acid sequence MSLVIPEKFQHILRVLNTNIDGRRKIAFAITAIKGVGRRYAHVVLRKADIDLTKRAGELTEDEVERVITIMQNPRQYKIPDWFLNRQKDVKDGKYSQVLANGLDNKLREDLERLKKIRAHRGLRHFWGLRVRGQHTKTTGRRGRTVGVSKKK is encoded by the coding sequence ATGTCTCTAGTGATCCCTGAGAAGTTCCAGCACATTTTGCGAGTACTCAACACCAATATCGATGGGCGGCGGAAAATAGCCTTTGCCATCACTGCAATTAAGGGTGTGGGGCGAAGATATGCTCATGTAGTGTTGAGGAAAGCAGACATCGATCTCACCAAAAGGGCAGGAGAGCTCACTGAGGATGAGGTGGAACGTGTGATCACCATTATGCAGAATCCTCGCCAGTATAAGATCCCAGACTGGTTTTTGAACAGACAAAAGGACGTGAAGGATGGAAAGTACAGCCAGGTCCTGGCCAATGGCCTGGACAACAAACTTCGTGAAGACctggagagactgaagaaaattAGGGCCCACAGAGGGCTGCGCCACTTCTGGGGACTTCGTGTCCGAGGCCAGCACACCAAGACCACAGGGCGCCGTGGCCGCACCGTGGGTGtgtccaagaagaaataa
- the LOC113914276 gene encoding 40S ribosomal protein S18 isoform X2 yields MSLVIPEKFQHILRVLNTNIDGRRKIAFAITAIKVERVITIMQNPRQYKIPDWFLNRQKDVKDGKYSQVLANGLDNKLREDLERLKKIRAHRGLRHFWGLRVRGQHTKTTGRRGRTVGVSKKK; encoded by the exons ATGTCTCTAGTGATCCCTGAGAAGTTCCAGCACATTTTGCGAGTACTCAACACCAATATCGATGGGCGGCGGAAAATAGCCTTTGCCATCACTGCAATTAAGG TGGAACGTGTGATCACCATTATGCAGAATCCTCGCCAGTATAAGATCCCAGACTGGTTTTTGAACAGACAAAAGGACGTGAAGGATGGAAAGTACAGCCAGGTCCTGGCCAATGGCCTGGACAACAAACTTCGTGAAGACctggagagactgaagaaaattAGGGCCCACAGAGGGCTGCGCCACTTCTGGGGACTTCGTGTCCGAGGCCAGCACACCAAGACCACAGGGCGCCGTGGCCGCACCGTGGGTGtgtccaagaagaaataa